One Granulicella sp. 5B5 DNA window includes the following coding sequences:
- a CDS encoding YncE family protein, with translation MKHRTVAALALASATLGLSACGNQYRPVVSAISPVGPASQPTKYAVAVSNPTSTVDQITGYSIAANVITVYVKTSNPFTAGQVVTLSGLPTSTFLNGQNLTVLSTGLSTTQFEASFTYVNTAATETGFAALSGSLPGLVTFVDFSGDTVVDTPNILANPSYFALNNTGTEAFAINTDGSLNDFATSNPASLLTSNVVATTLTANSAPVSISAITPANGTASIFIPQTNSSSVAVLSVASTSLLQTLSVGANPVYVVGADGTPRVYAISQGTSGNGQVAAIEATSSSSLGISTTIPVGATPVYGVMTADTRRAFILNKGSNTVSVINVVNNALDSTTPTINLGAAASNGAVAAPDPVWADLSPTTNQLVVLNQGDGTHAGTLSIIDIPLCTASTQTANPQCNANNPVDGNTFGTITNTVNVGINPQMVSVLRDGTAAYVANQLDSTGTCAAGEGSVSVVSLISGTVTATICATSSSAATIGDNTSPSLVYGHPSTISATTGDPTGKVYVTSPDNQYMTIIYTDSNTVQGHINLQGLGVRVLTTLP, from the coding sequence ATGAAGCACCGCACCGTCGCCGCTCTTGCCTTGGCCTCCGCCACTCTGGGCCTCAGCGCCTGTGGCAACCAGTACCGTCCCGTCGTCAGCGCCATCAGCCCCGTCGGCCCGGCCAGCCAACCCACCAAGTATGCGGTCGCGGTCTCGAACCCCACCAGCACGGTGGACCAGATCACCGGATACAGCATCGCAGCCAATGTGATAACGGTCTACGTCAAGACGTCCAACCCGTTTACCGCAGGGCAGGTCGTTACGCTCTCTGGATTGCCCACCAGCACCTTTCTGAATGGGCAAAACCTCACGGTTCTTTCGACAGGTCTTTCGACGACCCAGTTCGAAGCCAGCTTCACGTACGTGAACACTGCCGCAACGGAGACGGGATTTGCCGCGCTGTCTGGATCGCTGCCTGGCCTCGTCACCTTCGTCGACTTCTCCGGCGACACTGTCGTTGATACCCCCAACATCCTCGCCAACCCCAGCTACTTCGCTCTGAACAACACTGGCACCGAGGCTTTCGCCATCAACACGGACGGGTCGCTCAACGACTTCGCCACCAGCAATCCCGCCTCGCTGCTCACCAGCAACGTCGTGGCGACAACGCTCACCGCGAACTCGGCGCCGGTCAGCATCTCGGCCATTACACCGGCCAACGGCACGGCCTCCATCTTTATCCCGCAGACCAATAGCTCCTCCGTCGCGGTTCTCAGCGTCGCGAGCACTTCGCTGCTGCAGACTCTCTCTGTTGGCGCGAACCCGGTCTACGTCGTCGGCGCGGACGGCACCCCGCGCGTCTACGCCATCAGCCAGGGCACCAGCGGCAACGGGCAGGTTGCGGCTATCGAGGCCACCTCGTCCTCCTCGCTCGGCATCTCCACCACCATTCCCGTCGGCGCCACGCCCGTCTACGGCGTCATGACCGCCGACACCCGCCGCGCCTTCATTCTCAACAAGGGCAGCAACACCGTCTCGGTGATCAACGTCGTCAACAACGCGCTTGACTCCACGACGCCCACCATCAATCTGGGCGCCGCCGCCAGCAACGGTGCCGTTGCGGCCCCCGACCCTGTCTGGGCCGACCTTTCGCCCACGACCAATCAGCTCGTCGTGCTCAATCAGGGCGATGGCACACACGCCGGCACCCTCAGCATCATCGACATCCCGCTCTGCACGGCCAGCACCCAGACCGCCAACCCACAGTGCAACGCCAACAACCCTGTCGATGGCAACACCTTCGGCACAATTACTAACACCGTCAACGTCGGCATCAATCCGCAGATGGTCTCGGTCCTGCGCGACGGCACCGCCGCCTACGTTGCCAACCAGCTTGACTCCACCGGCACCTGCGCCGCGGGCGAAGGCTCGGTTTCGGTCGTCAGCCTTATCTCCGGCACGGTCACGGCCACTATCTGCGCCACCTCATCCAGCGCAGCCACAATCGGCGACAACACCAGCCCCTCGCTGGTCTATGGCCACCCCTCCACCATCTCGGCCACGACGGGTGATCCCACCGGCAAGGTCTACGTCACCTCGCCCGACAACCAGTACATGACCATCATCTACACCGACTCCAACACCGTGCAGGGCCACATCAACCTGCAGGGCCTCGGAGTCCGCGTCCTGACAACGTTGCCATAG
- a CDS encoding anti-sigma factor — MSTANHISQDDLLLFALQLLPDEEMTTAHDHLLSCEDCRKQLAWVQGDMASYAMTADVQVPPAAARERLMRSIAKEKRLAPKMAAEPAEIERPGEAPERLNNVLSFGEAPLVKRRMGVAGWAGWAVAAAAIGVAGLQYQQTQGFKNDLAASRSELTEVSAEASNASLVLETLTSSKAKQVALTLPSSTPALPEGHVSYLGSKGSMVFVANHLTQLEPGKTYELWLIPSGKGAKPIPAGTFNPDSQGCATKLTASLPKDVDVAAVGVTVERAGGSDAPTLPIVLMGN, encoded by the coding sequence ATGAGCACGGCGAACCACATTTCGCAAGACGATTTGCTCCTCTTCGCTCTCCAGCTATTGCCCGATGAGGAGATGACCACGGCCCACGACCATCTGCTGTCGTGCGAGGACTGCCGCAAGCAGCTGGCATGGGTGCAGGGCGATATGGCGAGCTATGCCATGACGGCCGATGTGCAGGTGCCTCCGGCTGCGGCACGCGAGCGGCTGATGCGCAGCATCGCCAAGGAGAAGCGCCTGGCGCCGAAGATGGCCGCGGAACCCGCCGAGATCGAGCGGCCGGGCGAGGCGCCGGAGCGGCTGAACAACGTGTTGAGCTTTGGCGAGGCTCCGCTGGTGAAGCGCAGGATGGGCGTAGCCGGCTGGGCAGGATGGGCTGTGGCCGCGGCGGCTATCGGGGTCGCAGGGTTGCAGTATCAGCAGACGCAGGGATTCAAGAACGACCTGGCGGCCAGCCGCTCGGAGTTGACGGAGGTATCAGCCGAGGCCAGCAACGCGAGCCTGGTGCTGGAGACGCTGACGAGCTCCAAGGCCAAGCAGGTGGCGCTGACGCTGCCGTCGAGCACGCCGGCGCTGCCGGAGGGGCATGTGTCCTACCTGGGCAGCAAGGGCTCGATGGTGTTTGTAGCCAACCACCTGACGCAGCTGGAGCCAGGCAAGACCTATGAGCTGTGGCTGATCCCGTCGGGCAAGGGCGCAAAGCCTATCCCGGCCGGCACGTTCAATCCGGATAGCCAGGGGTGCGCGACCAAGCTGACCGCTTCCCTGCCGAAGGATGTGGACGTCGCCGCAGTTGGCGTGACGGTGGAGCGTGCGGGCGGTTCCGATGCACCGACGCTGCCGATTGTGCTGATGGGGAACTAA
- a CDS encoding sigma-70 family RNA polymerase sigma factor, with protein MSEELDGVEAMPATTSDEDASLLAKIQSGEEQAMALLYDRYSKIVYSVALRVLRDTAAAEDVMREIFMQVWRTPSGFIATKGSLGGWLAVVARNRAIDMLRRKRPSEEIEEVALASTFNLAEESERNLLMERARAAVVTLPPEQRKMLEMAFFDGLTHAEIAEMTGDPLGTVKTRIRSALITVRKAFQA; from the coding sequence ATGAGTGAAGAGTTGGATGGGGTCGAAGCTATGCCAGCGACAACGTCGGATGAAGACGCATCGCTGCTCGCGAAGATCCAGAGCGGCGAAGAGCAGGCGATGGCCCTGCTCTATGACCGTTACTCCAAGATTGTCTATTCCGTCGCACTGCGTGTGTTGCGAGATACCGCAGCGGCAGAGGACGTGATGCGGGAGATCTTTATGCAGGTATGGCGCACCCCCAGCGGCTTTATAGCGACCAAGGGTAGTCTTGGTGGCTGGCTGGCGGTAGTGGCGCGGAACCGTGCGATCGACATGCTGCGGCGGAAGAGGCCGAGCGAAGAGATCGAGGAGGTGGCGCTGGCGTCTACCTTCAACCTTGCAGAAGAGTCAGAGCGCAACCTCTTGATGGAGCGGGCCCGGGCAGCGGTGGTGACGCTTCCACCGGAACAGCGGAAGATGCTGGAGATGGCGTTTTTCGATGGATTGACGCACGCCGAAATCGCCGAGATGACGGGAGATCCGTTAGGCACTGTGAAGACACGCATCCGCAGTGCCCTGATTACGGTGAGAAAGGCTTTCCAGGCATGA
- a CDS encoding TlyA family RNA methyltransferase has protein sequence MKNRLDKLLVDRALVTSRERAQALILAGRVLVDEQKVDKPGVSVSTEAALRILGDDLRYVSRGGLKLEHALKQFGISVEGLACADIGASTGGFTDCMLQHGAASVLAVDTGYGQIAHALRTDPRVTLLERTNARLLTPGQLLPLSPQPVTFFAMDVSFISATLVLPAVLSALVPPGDTWRGEAALLVKPQFEAGREHVGKGGIVRDPAAHQLAINRIKTAVTDLNGLALALIDSPIRGTEGNKEFLLHAKF, from the coding sequence ATGAAGAACCGTCTCGATAAGCTCCTCGTCGACCGCGCACTCGTCACCAGCCGCGAGCGCGCCCAGGCCCTCATCCTCGCCGGCCGCGTCCTTGTCGACGAGCAAAAAGTCGACAAGCCCGGCGTCTCCGTCTCCACCGAAGCTGCTCTCCGCATCCTCGGCGACGACCTCCGCTACGTCAGCCGCGGCGGCCTCAAGCTCGAGCACGCCCTCAAGCAATTCGGCATCTCCGTCGAAGGCCTCGCCTGCGCCGACATCGGCGCCTCCACCGGCGGTTTCACCGACTGCATGCTCCAGCACGGCGCCGCCTCAGTCCTTGCCGTCGACACTGGCTACGGACAGATCGCCCACGCCCTCCGCACCGACCCACGCGTCACGCTCCTCGAACGCACCAACGCCCGCTTGCTTACTCCCGGCCAGCTTCTCCCGCTATCGCCACAGCCCGTCACATTCTTCGCCATGGACGTCAGCTTCATCTCCGCGACCCTCGTCCTTCCCGCCGTCCTCAGCGCTCTCGTCCCGCCCGGTGATACTTGGCGCGGCGAAGCCGCCCTCCTCGTCAAGCCGCAGTTTGAAGCTGGCCGCGAGCACGTCGGCAAAGGCGGCATCGTGCGCGACCCCGCCGCCCATCAGCTCGCCATCAATCGCATCAAGACCGCCGTCACCGACCTCAACGGCCTCGCACTCGCTCTCATCGACTCCCCCATCCGTGGCACCGAAGGCAACAAAGAGTTCCTCCTCCACGCAAAGTTTTAG
- a CDS encoding NAD(+)/NADH kinase → MRLAAIISKPQKPEMETILPELTRWLLAHNYDTILDPESAEYLHTPHLGVARTELPRHKPSLVISLGGDGTLLSAARAFAETETPILGVNLGSLGFLTEVPLADLYTTLDCWSCGTAIIDTRSLMHAGLFRNGQLFREWEALNDVVVSKGAIARMGEFAIELDGQFVARFRADGVIVSTPTGSTAYTLAANGPILMPQVDAMVLTAICPHLLTIRPIVFPGDSEIAVTVDVVPHESYLTIDGQEAVELDLGDRIQCRKSTRKVHLLRLHPNGLFSVLRSKLSWGER, encoded by the coding sequence ATGCGCCTCGCTGCCATCATCTCCAAACCGCAGAAGCCCGAGATGGAGACCATCCTCCCCGAGCTCACCCGTTGGTTGCTGGCCCACAACTACGACACCATCCTCGACCCCGAATCCGCCGAGTACCTGCACACGCCGCACCTCGGCGTAGCGCGCACCGAGCTCCCGCGCCACAAGCCCAGCCTCGTCATCTCCCTCGGTGGCGACGGCACGCTGCTCTCCGCCGCCCGCGCCTTCGCTGAAACCGAAACCCCCATCCTCGGAGTCAACCTCGGTTCTCTCGGCTTCCTCACCGAAGTCCCGCTCGCCGACCTCTACACCACGCTCGACTGCTGGAGCTGCGGCACCGCGATCATCGACACCCGCAGCCTCATGCACGCCGGCCTCTTCCGCAACGGCCAGCTCTTCCGTGAGTGGGAGGCCCTCAACGACGTCGTCGTCAGCAAAGGCGCCATCGCCCGCATGGGCGAGTTCGCCATCGAACTCGACGGCCAGTTCGTCGCCCGCTTCCGCGCCGATGGCGTCATCGTCTCCACCCCCACCGGTTCCACGGCCTACACCCTTGCCGCCAACGGCCCCATCCTCATGCCGCAGGTCGACGCCATGGTCCTCACCGCCATCTGTCCGCACCTGCTCACCATCCGCCCCATCGTCTTCCCCGGCGACTCCGAGATCGCCGTCACCGTCGACGTCGTCCCCCACGAGAGCTACCTCACCATCGACGGTCAGGAAGCCGTGGAGCTCGACCTCGGCGACCGAATCCAGTGTCGCAAATCCACCCGCAAGGTCCACCTCCTCCGGCTGCATCCCAACGGCCTCTTCAGCGTCCTCCGCAGCAAGCTCAGCTGGGGCGAACGCTAA
- a CDS encoding DUF305 domain-containing protein produces MFVTSVAATAQQSPVVVQPGAPGQPSKVLPSDTHATVPPVAQADIDFMQGMIMHHTQAVVMTALIASHTTNPGVRRLGAKISSSQSDEIRFMQRWLVARGQSTSMPMPGMPDMAMSGDDVAPMPGMLTPRQMAALRAAHGAQFDRLFLTGMIQHHGGALSMVSDLFNSAGAGQDADLFNFATDADNTQRAEIRIMQNMLAKEFPAQESSKETR; encoded by the coding sequence TTGTTTGTCACTTCTGTCGCTGCGACGGCGCAGCAGTCTCCTGTCGTCGTCCAACCCGGCGCGCCCGGCCAGCCCAGCAAGGTCCTGCCGTCTGACACCCACGCCACCGTCCCGCCCGTCGCACAGGCTGACATCGACTTCATGCAGGGCATGATCATGCACCACACACAGGCCGTCGTCATGACCGCCCTCATCGCCTCGCACACCACCAACCCCGGCGTCCGCCGCCTCGGCGCGAAGATCAGCTCCTCCCAGTCCGACGAGATCCGCTTCATGCAGCGCTGGCTCGTCGCCCGCGGCCAGTCCACTTCCATGCCTATGCCCGGTATGCCCGACATGGCAATGTCCGGCGACGATGTGGCACCCATGCCCGGCATGTTGACGCCCAGGCAGATGGCCGCTCTCCGCGCAGCCCACGGCGCGCAGTTCGATCGCCTCTTTCTTACCGGCATGATCCAGCACCACGGCGGTGCGCTCTCCATGGTGAGCGACCTCTTCAACTCCGCTGGCGCCGGTCAGGACGCCGACCTCTTCAACTTCGCCACCGACGCCGACAACACCCAGCGCGCCGAGATCCGCATCATGCAGAATATGCTCGCCAAAGAATTCCCAGCTCAAGAATCCTCCAAGGAGACCCGATGA